A portion of the Clostridium gelidum genome contains these proteins:
- a CDS encoding AI-2E family transporter encodes MQLKKHKKLIVSILILVCVISLILAYFFNHSINTIVNIIVISFILAYTLSPIRDALEAKLKVSKRAASIIVIAMIIGIIITCIIVIVPDLFNEIHNISNIFDNINSFLEEVTLKYNLNNSFVINVIYNQVLEKGNAIWISFSESAVDNLIKFSDNIISFAIIPIMIYYFLCDGSKIYNKSLLLLPTEKRAITKKILKDIDSVLTRYIASQLLLSGVVGVLTFVLLLALKVKFPLWISILNAILNIIPYFGPIFGAIPAVIVALLDSPVKALWVIVGMFVIQQLEGDILAPKMTGDSTDMHPFVIIILLITGDNFGGLIGMVLVVPIAVIIKVLYDDINYYLF; translated from the coding sequence ATGCAACTAAAAAAGCATAAAAAATTAATAGTATCTATATTAATTTTAGTATGTGTTATATCTTTAATTTTAGCTTACTTTTTTAACCATTCAATAAATACAATAGTAAATATTATTGTTATATCTTTTATTTTAGCTTATACTTTAAGTCCTATTAGAGATGCACTTGAAGCAAAACTTAAGGTTAGCAAGAGAGCAGCATCTATAATAGTTATAGCAATGATTATAGGAATTATTATAACTTGCATAATAGTTATAGTACCTGATTTGTTTAATGAAATACATAATATTAGCAATATATTTGATAATATTAATAGCTTTTTAGAAGAAGTAACTTTAAAATATAATTTAAATAACAGTTTTGTGATTAATGTAATATATAACCAGGTTTTAGAAAAAGGAAATGCTATTTGGATAAGTTTTTCAGAAAGTGCCGTTGATAATTTAATTAAGTTCAGTGATAATATTATTTCATTTGCAATTATACCCATTATGATTTATTATTTTCTCTGCGATGGAAGTAAGATATACAATAAAAGTTTATTATTATTGCCAACAGAAAAAAGGGCAATAACTAAAAAAATTTTAAAAGACATAGATAGTGTATTAACAAGATACATAGCAAGTCAATTATTACTCTCAGGGGTTGTAGGAGTCTTAACATTTGTTTTGCTCTTAGCATTAAAAGTTAAATTTCCTTTATGGATTTCTATTTTGAATGCAATATTAAATATAATACCTTATTTTGGACCAATATTTGGTGCAATACCAGCAGTTATAGTTGCACTTTTAGACTCGCCTGTAAAAGCACTTTGGGTGATTGTTGGAATGTTTGTGATTCAACAATTAGAAGGTGATATTTTAGCTCCTAAAATGACAGGAGATAGCACAGATATGCATCCTTTTGTAATAATAATTTTATTAATTACAGGGGATAATTTTGGCGGGTTAATAGGAATGGTGTTGGTGGTTCCTATAGCCGTTATAATAAAGGTTTTATATGACGATATAAATTACTATTTATTTTAG
- a CDS encoding PRC-barrel domain-containing protein, whose translation MFKTRDFYFKKVYNIRGKKIGIIEDLYIDFYQGKVVGFKVSNSILFSKKNYLDMQDIIDIGEDVIVNSIRQGEGLTFKEIKYMEVIDTLSNIKGVLEDIIIDIQDYSIKAIVISSGLIDKMIKGKQIIILNRCILGEEYILYTGNEGISFKSMPHNMEQYNATKKA comes from the coding sequence ATGTTTAAGACTAGGGATTTCTACTTCAAAAAAGTTTATAATATTAGAGGTAAAAAAATTGGAATTATAGAAGATTTATATATAGATTTTTATCAAGGGAAAGTTGTAGGCTTTAAAGTATCTAATAGTATCTTATTTTCTAAAAAAAATTATTTAGATATGCAAGATATTATAGATATAGGTGAAGATGTAATAGTAAATTCCATAAGGCAAGGAGAAGGTTTAACTTTTAAAGAAATTAAATATATGGAGGTTATTGATACATTAAGTAATATAAAGGGTGTACTGGAAGATATAATAATAGATATACAAGATTATTCAATAAAAGCTATAGTAATAAGTTCAGGGCTAATAGATAAAATGATAAAAGGTAAGCAAATAATTATTTTAAATAGATGTATACTTGGAGAAGAATATATATTGTATACAGGAAATGAAGGCATTTCATTTAAATCAATGCCACATAATATGGAGCAATATAATGCAACTAAAAAAGCATAA
- the mnmA gene encoding tRNA 2-thiouridine(34) synthase MnmA — MKKKVLIGMSGGVDSSVAAYLLKQQGYEVIGATMQIWQQDDEFEEIEGGCCSLSAVDDARRVCDKLDIPFYVLNFRDYFKEKVIEPFVQEYIDGKTPNPCIECNKHLKFDELLRRARGIGADYVATGHYAKIEKCDDRYLLIRSDDDTKDQTYALYNFTQDQLEHTLMPCGEYEKTKIREIAKEIGLAVHNKKDSEEICFIPDNNHGRFITEAKPGRVKSGNFVDKSGNILGKHKGIVYYTIGQRKGLGLSLGRPVFVIGINAKTNEVVLGAEDDIFKTDLIAMDLNFIPFNKLEKEIEVQAKIRYSAKPADAILTPLPNGRVKVSFKEKQRAITKGQSVVFYDNEVVVGGGIIETIL; from the coding sequence ATGAAGAAAAAAGTTTTAATAGGTATGAGTGGTGGTGTAGATAGTTCTGTAGCTGCATATTTATTGAAACAGCAGGGATATGAAGTCATTGGTGCTACAATGCAAATTTGGCAACAAGATGATGAATTTGAAGAAATAGAAGGGGGCTGCTGCTCCCTTTCTGCTGTTGATGATGCAAGACGCGTGTGCGACAAACTTGATATACCTTTTTATGTTTTGAATTTCAGAGATTATTTTAAGGAAAAGGTTATAGAGCCTTTTGTTCAGGAATACATAGATGGAAAAACACCTAATCCTTGTATTGAGTGTAACAAACATTTGAAATTTGATGAACTTTTAAGGCGAGCAAGAGGGATAGGAGCAGATTATGTAGCTACAGGTCATTATGCTAAAATTGAAAAATGTGATGACAGGTATCTTTTAATCCGATCTGATGATGATACTAAGGATCAAACCTATGCCTTATATAATTTTACACAAGATCAATTAGAACATACCTTAATGCCTTGTGGAGAATATGAAAAGACAAAAATAAGAGAAATAGCAAAAGAAATTGGTTTGGCTGTTCATAATAAAAAAGATAGTGAAGAAATTTGCTTTATTCCTGATAATAATCATGGAAGATTTATTACAGAAGCAAAACCAGGTAGAGTTAAATCAGGCAACTTTGTTGATAAAAGTGGTAATATACTTGGAAAACATAAAGGGATTGTATACTATACTATAGGGCAAAGAAAGGGACTTGGACTCTCTCTTGGAAGACCAGTTTTTGTAATAGGTATAAATGCAAAAACTAATGAGGTTGTATTAGGTGCTGAAGATGATATATTTAAAACAGATTTAATAGCAATGGATTTGAATTTCATTCCTTTTAATAAGTTAGAAAAAGAAATAGAAGTTCAAGCTAAAATAAGATATTCTGCAAAACCAGCAGATGCAATTTTGACCCCCCTTCCAAATGGAAGAGTTAAAGTTTCTTTTAAAGAAAAACAAAGAGCAATAACTAAAGGTCAATCAGTTGTATTTTATGACAATGAAGTAGTAGTTGGTGGCGGAATAATCGAAACAATACTTTAG
- the nifU gene encoding Fe-S cluster assembly scaffold protein NifU produces MIYSEKVMEHFQNPRNVGEIEDANGVGEVGNAKCGDIMKIYLKVEDNIIKDVKFKTFGCGSAIASSSMATELIKGKTLDEAWDLTNKAVAEALDGLPPVKMHCSVLAEEAIHKAINDYRSKNGLEVIPMEEHSDEELHAAVHGED; encoded by the coding sequence ATGATATATAGTGAAAAGGTAATGGAACATTTCCAAAACCCAAGAAATGTTGGAGAAATAGAGGATGCAAATGGTGTAGGTGAAGTTGGAAACGCTAAGTGTGGCGATATAATGAAAATCTACCTTAAGGTTGAAGATAATATTATAAAAGATGTTAAATTTAAAACTTTTGGATGTGGATCAGCTATTGCATCATCATCAATGGCAACTGAATTAATTAAAGGAAAAACTTTAGATGAAGCTTGGGATTTGACTAATAAAGCAGTTGCAGAAGCATTAGATGGACTCCCACCAGTAAAAATGCATTGTTCAGTACTTGCAGAAGAAGCAATTCATAAAGCTATAAACGATTATAGATCAAAAAATGGATTAGAAGTAATACCAATGGAAGAGCATAGTGATGAAGAGTTACATGCTGCTGTACATGGCGAAGATTAA
- the nifS gene encoding cysteine desulfurase NifS — protein MKNVYMDYSATTYVKPEVLEEMLPYFTEKFGNPSSFYGISRVTKMAIDKAREQVAKSLNCAPSEVYFTGGGSEADNWAIKGIASAHKNKGNHIITTKVEHHAVINTCEYLEKNGFDVTYLDVDEEGFISIDDLKNAITDKTILVSIMFANNEIGTIQPIKEIGEICKEKKVFFHTDAVQAVGNIPVDVKELNIDMLSLAGHKIYGPKGIGVLYIKKGIKIDNLIHGGGQEKNRRAGTENIASIVGLGKALELATGNLEEHMEKMTILRDKLMDGLLKVPYTRLNGPRGDKRLPGNVNICFRFIEGESILLSLDFKGVCASSGSACTSGSLDPSHVLLAIGLPHEIAHGSLRLSMGDGSTEEDVDYVLEVVPPIIERLRNMSPLWDDFLKKGEK, from the coding sequence ATGAAAAATGTATATATGGACTATTCAGCTACAACTTATGTTAAGCCAGAAGTTCTAGAAGAAATGCTTCCTTACTTTACTGAAAAATTTGGAAATCCATCTTCATTTTATGGAATATCTAGAGTAACAAAGATGGCTATAGATAAAGCTAGAGAACAAGTAGCAAAATCATTAAACTGCGCACCATCTGAAGTATATTTTACAGGGGGCGGATCAGAAGCTGATAACTGGGCAATAAAAGGTATTGCATCAGCTCATAAAAATAAAGGAAATCATATAATAACTACTAAAGTAGAACATCATGCAGTTATTAATACTTGTGAATACTTAGAGAAAAATGGGTTTGATGTTACATATTTAGATGTTGATGAAGAAGGTTTTATTAGTATAGATGATTTAAAGAATGCAATTACTGATAAAACAATTTTAGTTAGCATTATGTTTGCTAACAATGAAATAGGAACAATCCAACCAATAAAAGAAATCGGAGAAATTTGTAAAGAGAAGAAGGTTTTTTTCCATACAGATGCAGTTCAAGCAGTTGGAAATATACCAGTAGACGTTAAAGAATTGAATATAGATATGTTGTCACTTGCAGGTCATAAAATTTATGGACCTAAAGGTATTGGAGTTCTATATATAAAGAAAGGAATTAAGATTGATAACTTAATTCATGGTGGAGGACAAGAAAAGAATAGAAGAGCAGGAACAGAAAATATTGCATCTATTGTAGGGCTTGGAAAAGCACTTGAACTTGCAACTGGTAATTTAGAAGAGCATATGGAAAAAATGACTATACTTAGAGATAAATTAATGGATGGACTTTTAAAAGTTCCATATACTAGATTAAATGGACCTAGAGGAGATAAAAGATTACCAGGAAATGTTAATATATGTTTTAGGTTTATTGAAGGGGAATCAATTCTTTTGTCCTTAGATTTTAAAGGAGTTTGTGCATCAAGTGGTAGTGCTTGTACATCAGGATCATTAGATCCATCACATGTATTACTTGCAATTGGACTTCCTCATGAAATAGCTCATGGATCATTAAGACTTTCAATGGGAGACGGATCAACAGAAGAAGATGTAGATTATGTTCTTGAAGTTGTACCACCAATAATTGAAAGATTAAGAAATATGTCACCATTATGGGATGACTTTTTAAAGAAAGGGGAAAAATAA
- a CDS encoding RrF2 family transcriptional regulator, which yields MKLSTKGRYGVRAMVDLAASYGGAPVSIKSISKRENLSEYYLEQLFSPLRRANIIRSIRGAQGGYVLCKPPNEITVGDIMTILEGPIEIADCIDGVECESSDCCATKAVWEKIKNSIDSVMDSITLQDIIDDHKAMKNKKSSIKIADRSE from the coding sequence ATGAAACTTTCAACAAAAGGAAGATATGGAGTTAGAGCCATGGTTGACTTAGCAGCTAGTTATGGTGGTGCCCCAGTTTCAATTAAAAGTATATCTAAAAGAGAAAATCTTTCGGAATATTATTTAGAACAATTATTTAGCCCGCTTAGACGTGCTAATATTATAAGAAGTATAAGAGGTGCGCAAGGTGGATATGTTTTATGCAAACCACCAAATGAAATAACTGTTGGAGATATAATGACTATTTTAGAGGGACCTATTGAAATAGCAGATTGTATTGATGGCGTTGAATGTGAAAGTTCAGATTGTTGCGCAACTAAAGCTGTATGGGAAAAAATTAAAAATAGCATAGATAGTGTTATGGATTCAATTACCTTACAAGATATAATTGATGATCACAAAGCTATGAAAAATAAAAAAAGTAGTATTAAGATTGCAGACAGGAGTGAATAA
- a CDS encoding replication-associated recombination protein A — MRPLADLMRPSDLQDFVGQQDILSQGKPLYNLIKSKNICNCIFYGPPGTGKTTLANIMANYVDKKFYKLNATTASVKDIQDITNNMDNLLNYNGVVLYIDELQHFNKKQQQSLLEFIEDGRITLIASTTENPYFVIHKAIISRCNIFSFKPLSTNDIIIGLENSIQRLITEGIEIEYSKESLDYIGEISQGDYRKAYNILELAINSQVKNVRVISSEYIESLGQSTMRADNNGDEFYNLLSALQKSIRGSDPSAAIHYLARLIKGGNLTAIVRRLSVIVAEDIGLAFPNALSVVNSGIELVLKVGLPEARIILSEIVIYLATLPKSNSATLAIDAAMNDLENINFGDVPMHLKDAHYGGAVKLGVGGYKYPHNYNNHYVEQDYLPKELDGKIYYNEQNNKYEESIKKYWEKIKK; from the coding sequence ATGAGACCATTAGCAGATTTAATGAGACCTAGTGATTTACAAGATTTTGTAGGACAACAAGATATATTAAGCCAAGGAAAACCGTTATATAATTTGATAAAAAGTAAGAATATATGTAATTGCATATTTTATGGACCTCCAGGAACTGGTAAGACAACATTAGCTAATATAATGGCTAATTATGTAGATAAGAAGTTTTATAAATTAAATGCAACAACTGCGTCTGTAAAAGATATTCAAGATATAACTAACAATATGGATAATTTATTAAATTACAATGGAGTAGTTTTATACATAGATGAACTTCAACATTTTAATAAGAAACAGCAACAATCATTGCTGGAATTTATAGAAGATGGAAGAATAACTTTAATAGCAAGTACTACTGAAAATCCGTACTTTGTCATACATAAAGCTATAATAAGCAGATGTAATATATTTTCTTTTAAGCCATTAAGTACAAATGATATTATAATTGGGCTTGAAAATTCTATACAAAGATTAATAACTGAAGGTATAGAAATTGAATACTCAAAGGAGTCCCTTGACTATATAGGAGAGATATCACAAGGGGATTATAGAAAGGCGTATAATATTTTAGAATTAGCTATAAATTCGCAAGTTAAGAATGTTAGAGTAATTTCAAGTGAATATATAGAAAGTTTGGGGCAGTCTACTATGAGGGCTGATAATAATGGAGATGAATTCTATAATTTATTAAGTGCTCTTCAAAAGAGTATTAGAGGGAGTGACCCAAGTGCTGCGATTCATTATTTAGCCAGATTAATTAAAGGTGGAAACTTAACAGCTATAGTTAGAAGGCTATCTGTTATTGTAGCTGAAGATATAGGGCTTGCATTTCCAAATGCCTTATCGGTTGTTAATTCTGGTATAGAACTTGTTTTAAAAGTTGGATTGCCAGAAGCAAGAATAATTCTTTCAGAAATAGTAATATATTTAGCAACACTTCCTAAATCAAATAGTGCTACTTTAGCTATTGATGCTGCTATGAATGATTTGGAGAATATTAATTTTGGCGATGTTCCTATGCATTTAAAAGATGCACATTATGGGGGAGCAGTGAAACTTGGTGTTGGAGGATATAAATATCCACATAATTATAACAATCATTATGTAGAACAAGATTATCTGCCGAAAGAATTAGATGGGAAAATATATTACAATGAACAAAATAATAAGTATGAAGAAAGCATAAAGAAATATTGGGAAAAAATAAAGAAGTAA
- a CDS encoding ABC transporter ATP-binding protein/permease: MSLLELNNINKCYKLNGNKKFYALLDVNLSFNKTELVSVIGESGSGKSTLMNLIGGLDSDYCGELFVDGKDIRKFRKKELDKYRKNKVGFVFQSFNLISHLSILDNVTIAMTLSNVKKKERIKRAKEILTEFGLENHINKKPNQLSGGQKQRVAIARALINDPEIIIADEPTGSLDSKTSMQVLDILKGIAQSGKLVIMVTHSEKVASCSSRVIKIADGKIINDRKVFELENKTNEEKVHKDKININKKRQNLNLTSAIKLALVNMKEKLIRNIFISIGASIGIMSIIVMLSVGNGVKEYFNKTMKSYVNPQVIEVNMPSNEDETVNLDITTIQKPNINTPNSFKEEDIQNLSKIENVSSVEKGFTEISMGANSLEYGGKESNLMRISTISSNITDSNLEEGALPSEGEVLINKSVNDKLGGEVIGKKVSLHILVNQKILTKEFIVSGIYTTAGGDLTAVMKSVFLNYSDLEKLYSENEYELKPNVMYINIASVKYTTAIKEKIKELGYSGSSQEQMTEMFNQMISILTYVLSGIAAISLVVSSIMIIVVMYISVVERTKEIGIIKAIGAREKDIRRIFICEAFLIGFFSGIVGLGFALLLMKGINIISNKLFGINLVLIKNSYGVFGVAASIVISTLSGLLPANKAAKLDPVESLRRE; encoded by the coding sequence ATGAGTTTATTAGAATTAAACAATATTAATAAGTGCTATAAATTGAATGGTAATAAGAAATTTTATGCACTACTTGATGTTAATCTATCTTTTAATAAGACAGAGTTAGTATCTGTTATTGGAGAATCAGGTAGCGGGAAATCTACATTAATGAATTTAATTGGCGGATTAGATTCAGATTATTGTGGAGAATTATTCGTAGATGGAAAAGATATTAGAAAGTTTAGAAAAAAAGAACTTGATAAATATAGGAAAAATAAGGTTGGATTTGTGTTTCAAAGTTTCAATTTAATATCACATTTATCTATTTTGGATAATGTAACAATTGCGATGACATTATCAAATGTTAAAAAAAAAGAAAGAATTAAACGTGCAAAAGAAATATTAACAGAATTCGGTTTGGAAAACCATATAAATAAAAAACCAAATCAATTATCTGGAGGTCAAAAGCAAAGGGTTGCTATTGCGAGAGCTTTAATTAATGATCCGGAAATAATTATTGCTGATGAACCTACAGGTAGTTTAGATTCTAAGACATCAATGCAAGTTTTAGATATATTAAAGGGGATTGCTCAAAGCGGAAAACTTGTAATTATGGTTACTCATTCTGAAAAAGTAGCCTCTTGTTCAAGTAGAGTAATTAAAATAGCAGATGGTAAAATAATTAATGATAGAAAAGTTTTTGAATTAGAAAATAAAACTAATGAAGAGAAAGTTCATAAAGACAAAATTAATATTAATAAGAAAAGGCAGAATTTAAATCTAACATCTGCCATAAAGCTGGCTCTTGTTAATATGAAGGAAAAATTAATACGTAATATATTTATTTCAATAGGAGCAAGTATTGGAATAATGAGTATTATTGTAATGTTATCTGTGGGTAATGGAGTTAAGGAATATTTTAATAAGACCATGAAGAGTTATGTGAATCCGCAAGTAATAGAGGTTAATATGCCTAGCAATGAAGACGAAACAGTTAACTTAGATATTACTACTATACAAAAACCTAATATTAACACACCAAACTCATTTAAAGAAGAGGACATACAAAATTTATCTAAGATAGAAAATGTATCTTCTGTAGAAAAAGGGTTTACTGAAATTTCTATGGGTGCTAATTCATTAGAGTATGGTGGTAAAGAAAGTAATTTAATGAGGATTTCAACTATATCATCAAATATAACAGATTCAAATCTTGAAGAAGGAGCTTTGCCGAGTGAAGGTGAGGTACTAATTAATAAATCTGTAAATGATAAACTTGGTGGAGAGGTTATTGGAAAAAAAGTAAGTCTACATATTTTGGTAAATCAAAAAATATTAACTAAAGAGTTTATTGTAAGTGGAATTTATACTACAGCAGGCGGAGATTTAACAGCAGTGATGAAATCTGTTTTTTTAAATTATTCGGATTTAGAAAAATTGTATTCAGAAAATGAATATGAATTAAAACCAAATGTAATGTATATTAATATAGCTAGTGTTAAGTATACAACTGCAATTAAAGAAAAGATTAAGGAACTTGGATATTCAGGATCTTCACAAGAACAAATGACAGAAATGTTTAATCAAATGATAAGTATTTTAACATATGTATTATCAGGGATTGCAGCAATATCTTTGGTAGTATCATCAATTATGATAATAGTTGTTATGTATATTAGTGTTGTAGAAAGAACAAAAGAAATAGGAATAATTAAAGCCATTGGTGCAAGGGAAAAAGATATAAGAAGAATTTTTATTTGTGAGGCATTTTTAATTGGATTCTTTAGTGGGATTGTTGGACTTGGATTTGCACTTTTATTAATGAAAGGTATAAATATTATATCAAATAAATTGTTCGGCATTAATTTAGTTTTAATAAAGAATTCTTATGGAGTATTTGGAGTTGCAGCAAGTATTGTTATAAGTACTTTATCTGGATTATTACCAGCAAATAAAGCTGCAAAATTAGATCCAGTAGAGTCTTTGAGAAGGGAATAA
- a CDS encoding acyltransferase has translation MNTLKRITKKIYFVFCKISIIKSLYYSVKFKAKIFIGKGTKLNLHKNSKIIVNKGKLFIGCRFSLPFKTVVDIYENGKLIVNGRVEICKGTKVMIGNDAILKIGNNSYINENSRIQCREEIQVGEECAISWNVNILDTDEHILIIDGVKKQSVKKVVIGDKVWIGSKATILKGVEIGNGAVIAAGAFVSKNVSTNCLVGGIPAKTIYENVTWN, from the coding sequence TTGAATACATTAAAAAGAATAACGAAAAAGATTTATTTTGTTTTTTGTAAAATTTCAATAATAAAATCACTATATTATTCGGTAAAATTTAAAGCAAAAATATTTATCGGAAAAGGTACTAAATTAAATTTACACAAAAATTCTAAAATAATTGTTAACAAAGGTAAATTATTTATAGGCTGTAGGTTTAGTTTACCGTTTAAAACAGTTGTGGATATATATGAAAATGGAAAACTTATTGTTAATGGTAGAGTAGAAATTTGCAAGGGAACAAAAGTAATGATAGGAAATGATGCAATACTAAAGATTGGCAATAACAGCTATATTAATGAAAATTCAAGAATTCAATGTCGAGAAGAGATTCAGGTAGGGGAAGAATGTGCAATATCATGGAATGTTAATATTCTGGATACTGATGAACACATTTTAATAATTGATGGTGTAAAAAAACAAAGTGTAAAAAAGGTAGTGATAGGAGATAAAGTATGGATTGGTTCAAAGGCTACAATATTAAAGGGAGTTGAAATTGGTAATGGGGCCGTTATTGCGGCCGGAGCATTTGTAAGTAAAAATGTATCTACAAACTGTCTTGTGGGAGGTATACCTGCAAAAACCATTTATGAAAATGTAACTTGGAATTAA
- a CDS encoding Coenzyme F420 hydrogenase/dehydrogenase, beta subunit C-terminal domain, producing MIKINSKKECCGCAACNNICPKQCINMKMDEEGFLYPKVNEEKCTDCGLCEKVCPMLNINIYDMKPGIYACKSKDEEIKFKSSSGGVFSVIADYVLDNNGIVYGAGFNEEFEVMHMMIDNKQDLQKLRGSKYLQSDINESFEKVKEYLKENRLVLFSGTPCQIAGLNNYLNKSNDNLILFDIVCHGVPSPGVFKSYLCYIKDIFKENIVNINFRAKELAIQALKITFANSKVYLKNSGDDLYYKAFLSNLILRPSCYNCKSNNFRSGSDITVADYWGASTKFSDYDEKKGVSLVITKTKKGKELFNLLYDKFEVVESELEHAIKYNPNIIKSCSVHSNRDKFFIEYKKNRTPINNLMMKYTKECFTKRVLRKVKRIAISKFGANS from the coding sequence ATGATTAAAATAAATTCAAAAAAAGAATGTTGTGGTTGTGCAGCTTGTAATAATATATGCCCAAAGCAGTGTATTAATATGAAGATGGATGAAGAAGGTTTTTTATATCCTAAAGTTAATGAAGAAAAATGTACTGATTGTGGGTTATGTGAAAAAGTTTGTCCAATGCTAAATATAAATATTTATGATATGAAGCCAGGTATTTATGCATGTAAAAGTAAGGATGAGGAAATTAAGTTCAAAAGTTCATCTGGTGGAGTTTTTTCAGTAATTGCTGATTATGTACTAGATAATAACGGTATAGTATATGGTGCAGGATTTAATGAGGAGTTTGAAGTTATGCATATGATGATTGATAACAAACAAGATTTACAAAAACTAAGGGGTTCAAAATATTTACAAAGTGATATTAATGAATCTTTTGAAAAAGTTAAAGAATATTTAAAAGAGAATCGATTAGTTTTATTTTCAGGAACTCCATGCCAGATAGCTGGCTTAAACAATTATCTTAATAAATCAAATGATAACTTAATATTATTTGATATAGTATGTCATGGCGTTCCTTCACCAGGTGTATTTAAAAGCTATTTATGTTATATAAAAGACATATTTAAAGAAAACATTGTAAATATTAATTTTAGAGCAAAAGAATTAGCCATTCAAGCATTAAAAATCACTTTTGCTAATAGCAAAGTGTATTTGAAGAATTCAGGTGATGATTTATATTACAAAGCTTTTTTAAGTAACTTAATATTAAGGCCTTCTTGTTATAATTGCAAATCTAATAATTTTAGAAGTGGAAGTGATATTACAGTTGCAGACTATTGGGGTGCTTCAACTAAATTTTCGGATTATGACGAAAAAAAAGGTGTTTCTCTTGTTATTACAAAAACTAAAAAGGGCAAGGAATTATTTAATTTATTATATGATAAATTTGAAGTAGTAGAATCAGAATTGGAACATGCAATAAAGTATAATCCTAATATTATTAAGTCTTGTTCAGTACATTCTAATAGGGATAAGTTCTTTATTGAATATAAAAAAAATAGAACACCTATTAATAATCTTATGATGAAATATACTAAAGAATGTTTTACAAAAAGAGTTTTAAGAAAAGTAAAAAGGATTGCTATTAGCAAGTTCGGAGCAAACTCATAA